The window GCCCATCGGCATAATCGGTCAGCGCCATGGGCGGCTCAAAACGCAGATCGCCCTGCTGTAAATGGGGATCATGGCGCTGAATATAAGGGGGATTGGACACAATCAGATCGAAGGCCTGTTGCGGAATCCCATCATACCAGTCGCTTTCCAGAAAACGCACATGCGCGGTCCGATGCTTTTGCGCATTACGCCGCGCCAGCGCCAGGGCATCGGGGCTCTTGTCTGTTGCCAGCACCAGTGCCCCAGGGCAGAAACGGGCAATAGAGACGGCAATCGCGCCGGTCCCGGTACCCAGATCCAGCACATTGGCCCGCGGATTGTCGCGCACATAATCAATCGCGGTTTCCACCAGCAGTTCGGTTTCCGGACGCGGGATCAGCGCGGCAGCAGTTGTCTCAAACGTCAGGCCCATAAATTCACGCGCGCCCATGATATAAGCCATAGGCTCGCCGCTTAAGCGCCGTTCTATCAGCGCTCGAATCTGCACAACCTGCTCATCACTTAACGGATCACGGTCATGTGCAATCATCCAGGAACGCGTCACGCCAAGCGTGTGACCAATCAGCATCCGGGTCTCAAGCGGCACAAGGCCACTGGTTCGCGTCAAAGATTCAATCGTAATGGCCAGCGCCATCCCTGCTCCTTCTACTCCTGCCGGTATTGCACCGGCCGAATGATGTCATCAATAGTCAGTATTGCATTTGTATTTACAGCGAATCATCACCCAGGGCAGCCAGCAACTCCGCCTGTCTCTCGGCAATGAGTGCGCCCGTCAGCTCGTCCAGCGAGCCTTCCATGATTTGTGCCAGTTTATACAAAGTCAGATTGATTCGGTGATCCGTGACCCGACCCTGAGGATAATTGTAAGTGCGGATCCGCTCGGAACGGTCCCCCGTACCCACCAGACTCTTGCGCTCGGCCGCCTCTTTCTGCTGTTGTTTCTGGCGTTCGATATCGTTAATGCGGGCCGCCAGCACACTCATGGCGCGCGCCTTGTTCTTGTGCTGTGAGCGGTCATCCTGGCACTCGGCAACAATGCCGGTTGGAATATGCGTAATGCGTACTGCCGAATCGGTTTTATTAATATGCTG of the Advenella mimigardefordensis DPN7 genome contains:
- the prmC gene encoding peptide chain release factor N(5)-glutamine methyltransferase — its product is MALAITIESLTRTSGLVPLETRMLIGHTLGVTRSWMIAHDRDPLSDEQVVQIRALIERRLSGEPMAYIMGAREFMGLTFETTAAALIPRPETELLVETAIDYVRDNPRANVLDLGTGTGAIAVSIARFCPGALVLATDKSPDALALARRNAQKHRTAHVRFLESDWYDGIPQQAFDLIVSNPPYIQRHDPHLQQGDLRFEPPMALTDYADGLAAIRRIIAGARAYLANGGWMWIEHGWDQAEQVRYMLAKVGFKNIESRNDLSGIERISGGCFTI